CAAAAATTGTGTTTATTCAGCTTCATTTTAATAAGTTTGAACGAGCAGCATAAATATattgtgagtgtatatataagagagtgtgtttatatgtatgaatgtatgttaaaataaaataaaatatggtttCATACAGGTTTGGTTGGGTTGAGGAGCAAATTGCAGTTATTCCTCGAGTTGAGAAAAACGAAAATTGTGGTAAAAACAATGTAGGTGTTATCACTTGGAGAGCTGAGCTCAGTAAAAAGTTTGATGTCTACTGTTTTAAACCAGCAGGTAATTCTATTTTGTCAATGTGTTAATTAATtatctaaaatgtcatttaaaacaaaCTATAGTATCCTAATGTCCAAACATGTCTCTCACATGACTCAGATCCCGATGGATCACTTGAAACAACCTCAAGCAGGACTCAAACTACAACAGGAGGAAGAACACCATCAAACAACCATTATTCCACTAAAACAACCCATCCATCATCCATAAAGTCAAGCACTTCTCCTGTCTCCACATCCAGATCTTTTTCTCCTTACACATCCACCCAATCCACTTCCTTATCTTTCGACACTTCCTCCACAACGTTTATAACAATTAGCCTTTCTAACATCATTGACAGCTCTCAGACAACAACAAGCCCTCCGTCTCTTTCATCTACAAGTTCTCCACCTAAATTCTCAACCTCGTTCCTCTCGTCTTCCTCTCATTCAACCACTCAGTTTCTCCTGCAGCAAAGTTCAGCTTCAACAGATGATCATCCTGCACAGTTACAGACCACTTCACCCAACAGAACGTCACTTAGAGGttgtggatttttttgttttgttttttcatttagatCAACTCTTTACTAAATTAATCTCTTCGTGGATTAATTTTACCtctattttgttattttcttttatttttcagctGCTCCCAAAACATTTGTCATCATTTCTGTTGTGCTACTACTCTTGTTGGCAGCAGCAGGAGCAGCTTGGTATCtcaaaatgtaagttttattatattttttattttttaaactaactttatttctttaaaaagtacCCAGTACCGGGTCCATGACGTCATTTACTTCTGCattctttatattttaaaggtcCGTACTGGCCCGATACCCTAATAGGTGGTTCCGATCTCTCATCAGTTGGATttgaataacttttgcatagattatgttAGAGACTTGTTCTGGTTACTGACGTgtaggaaccaccaaaattaattactaCACCACATAGAACCTGAAAGGTACACTCACAAAAtcaaattttacaataaaaaagcgcctcttttttggaggggtttattataacagaaaacatttacaattattttaatcatgttttataaAAATTCTATGGGTTTTCTCTAAAATGATACCAAacctttgcatttacacctctgcatgcggatttgggaagcttttgaatttggctaggcaaaatccaggcgaaAACCCCAAAACAGCTTGGGGTTGCTTGGGGTaactttaagaaataaaaaaaataaaaataaatgtgccaAATTATACCACAAAACAGGATATAATAGTAAGAAATAATAGTaagaaaaacatgtttatatatttatttattatatatatagtgttttgaGAGCTTTAGTTATTTTGCCTATTTTTTAACCACTTTCCCTATCTTAgaaagaaaacaattaaaaacaattattttgtgtgtgtgtatatatatatatatatatatatatataacaatgaatttgctaattattttaattagagAAATGACTTAACTTCCAACATGACTTCCCACATAGCGAAATATCTCttgcccacacaatcagcttttgcttggcccacatgctacagtaaattacggtacatgactggaccaagtctggcttccagacaagggaaaacatggaccatatctgggccaagtctcagccaagttaataacccataactgagcctgaactgggccagatatgttggtgtgtcacgactgcaatgaaatttataaacccatgaatcattgcactttaggcgtgctatgggcaggctttttctcgaagcgacctgattggtagaacttttttctttatttaaaaataataaaaatgtattttaaatgtgggtcaagataggccaaaattacatggcccacatatcaacaTCAGGggcaaatattacattttacatctgaCCCAAGTATTGTATTCTGccttaaagacagtgccacctctgccaaaccagggccatgtttggcccacatgctgcagtgccagatgaatgcctgctgtgccagctttatgccaaatctgggccagaattctttgctacctgggttatttatattctgtttttgttttttcagcaaaAGAGGACAGCGGTTTCCATCCTGGACCAGAATGAGGCCGAAACAGATCATTGAAACTGAGATGTTTAAACAAATAAGTGAGAGGCATTGCATTTCAGAACAGACCAACAAAGAAAACAACAACTGGACATGCAACAACATCATCCTTCAGATGGAACAAGACTCAGACTCATCCTAAGATATGCTGTTTTCTAAGTTATCAATTGATAACACTGTACGCTCAGTCCTGTCACTGTAACTGCATAATTCAAATATTATTCAGATGTTTTCCTTTTGTGCTTCACAGAAGAAAGTCTCATGTGGATTTGGAACATttccagttgtgtgtgtgtgtgtgtgtgtgaacagttaCTTCACAATTTCCCATTTTGCTGCtcattaaatcttttaaaattatCTTTTTCATTTAACTAAGATGTTTGTTCTTGATTTGATCATTTAGTTTGCTGctcagtcgtgttttttttttcttcttaatatTTTACATTCACAATACATTCACATGATGTCTATTATTTATCATCTTTGAGAACTGACTTTTTAAATTAGACCTTTACCATGTTTCACATACAGGAACATCTATTGCTAAAGTTGATTAAATTGTTGATTAAACCCTTTCAAAATTAATAAGCTAATTGaaattaatatgtatatttaaactcTATATGCTCTTGTTCACGTGTGGGTATCAAGGTTCGATGGGTTTTATAATacagtggaggaactatgacctTAGGCTAATCAGCTGCTaccataaaactggttccctcgataaaatccccattGTGAATGATGTGTCGAATTCAGGCCAAAAAGCTTTTTGGAGGTAAATGGCGTGAATACCATTGAGTGTTTGGGGCATTGTTTGTTTGACGTTATTAGCGGAGAGCTTAGCAAACTAGCGAACTGACAAACTATGGAAAtggctgcagtgttgccagatgtagcatactgattccagcccaaaaactatccaaaacccgctAAAATGCAAAATGACCCACCCAGCCGTCTGGAAATTACGCTTagttggggggaggggggtgggtGATGTGGTTGTGTTGGTTGCCACAGGATCACGCTAAGTGGGGGGGTCCCTACAGGGGTTGGCCGAACATTCCAAAAAagcccaaattttcactagccCCCTATGGCCTTTTTTAcccacaaaaataaattcaaaaccgcctaATATGGCAACGCTGAATAGCTGACGTGCGAATTTATACCAGAATCCACAGCCTGCCCCGCCCCTGCGCGCCGACGTCACTACACCATCCCTCGGGGTCTTGACGCCATCACTTCGCGTCAAGGGTTTCTTGTTATCATCTTGCTGGACATCTCGAATATTTGTTTGGATAAAACAAATGCCAACAGGTTTGTACTGGTTTCGCATGTCGCTGGGTTATTGCACATCTATCTCTATAACTAAGCGTTAAGGGGATTTGCGTTATAAGGTTTTCTTATGGTTACATTAGCCAAGCTAACTCTAGTAACGTTAGCCAGCTGGTTGTTTATGTTGTTGTTCGATACAAGTGTTGCTATTTAAGCTGGCTTTGTACACTCTGAAACAAATATATGGTTCACTCGTTTAACCTTACCCGGTTATTTCATCTTGAAAGACTCTTTGTTTTCAATATGaggatgtaaataaaaaacagcacTACCCGTTTAGTTCTTACAAAAGTTAACCATGGTTTACCACAGTAAAAGTACATTAATATGTTTTGGGCACATTGATTATCATTAgtataaccacagttttactGCTAAATGTCATGGTTAGTTTATGGTTGGTGTTGCCTGCAAAGTGGCACAGGTTGATTTGAGGTTTAGTTGCAGTAACCCATATCTGTAGTAAACTAACGTTACTATTAGTttgttttgaatacattttttttaatctgaaaaaaaTGTGTCACTGATCTTTCTGAAAACTTGAGACGAATGACTTAACTAATGTTACTTAAGTAATTAACAATGTACATGTGAGTAGTTTCTTGAgtcatttaatattaacattgtaaaatgattcatttgtgGACATATTGAGgtttttactacattttcttttgtattttaggGTAAAATATATAGACCATGAATCCAACAGCATGCATTGTTTCTAAAATAATGTTCTTTTGCATCCTTctataattaacaaattaaatgacATGAAAAGGTGTAAACATGATGATCATGCTATCCGGCTTTGTTTGAAAATAAGCACATGTTGGAAGCAAATTACGAAACAGTTTCCACAATCAGTGTCAGTTATgttcagtattttaaaaagtatataagaTTGTAAATTTAAGAACAGTATGTCACCATCTTGTCCAACTTGTGCTCTCTTGTTCAGGACCTGCAGTGGTGAATGAGGTCTAGAGTTAACAGAGCAGCCCTCCATTTGGAGCCAAGATGGGCCAGCAGCTTTCTGGCCAAGCAGTGACCCGATTACCTGAGAAACTGATCAAACATGTGGGGCTGGTGCGGGACAGTGGATATCTCACCTATGATGAGTTCTTGGGTCGTGTGGCAGAGCTCAATGATGTGTAAGTGAGGTTTTAGGATAAATTATGTTtgctaaaatgtattaaaaataatgtaatatacaattTTATGTACCACTTTATATTAAGGGCCATTAACGACTATTTATTTACATCAAAATGAAAATGCAATGTGCTTAATGTCTTCATAATGTATTACAGAACACTTCttgtgctcttgaggtgggatacgggtgGGATTAAGGACTGGTGGGTGGTATGGGTTGGTTTGAGGGTGGGTTAATGTTTAGGGGAATTGTCAATtgtgtaattataaatataattacagaaattaattacgtCCATGTATTTAATCCTAGTAAAAACATGTTCTTACACAATAAGCACATTGTAGCAAATtgttattaatttcagtgttagCACATATGAGTTAAGAACACTTAATATAAAATAGAACCCAGCTTTACTTATGTAGGTGGCAAATTGTTGTTGGGAATTTGTTGTTGTGAATTAAACTACAAATTTAACGATACGATTTTTATCATTTGGATGTAATATGTGACAATTAAGCTATTTGAGCAGATATATTTTAGTCAGCTAAATCAAATGATTACActttcaaataattaaatgaccatgatcatacaaataaattattgtaGTAGGCTTTGACGGCACAGTTTGATAAGAATGTGCTTttcccaaaaaacaaaaatgttatttaaaatgtaatgataaGATTatgtgaaaattaataaaatataatcagatttatatattattaataaattattagaatGTGGTgtgcattcattaattcattttcctttggcttagtccctttattcatcaggggtcgatgTGGTATctaataaaactataatgttataggtagggccagatggaatctgcggacattttttgctatttctgcgcagaattttggtaaaaatatgcagatttatgcagtatgattttgggagtatcataactaaaaccttaatatatgaaataaaaagcaatacatttttaacttgtattaaatatttacaatacaaatccaattaaatccactttatttggtaaacaaagcaagtctctcatataatatctctactaaaagacagaaaatattactttacaaactatattgtaaataaatcatgttaataatttcatattagttaataatattagtgaaattaatttacaaactgaataaataataatttacacacgtttacacaagtaaaaaaaaaaacaatcaatgatgggctaaatctgtggaattctgcatgCAAATTCCATGTGGACCTAGTTATAGgccattttaaacacatttaaataatatgtaaaacaataaaaaattgtaatgtatttaataatatataaaacaatgaagATGGTGtcacaaaaacattaaaatacaaacaaTACACATTTACCAACGATTATATTGCAAATATATAATGTactaatgcatttatttgtacttatcattatttgattattattatttaatattttattattcttattttcaaAAGAAgtctttaaataatttatatttgctATTGTTTTCTATTGGACTTCTATTTCTCCAAATTTAGATTCttattgttgtcatttttaaGGTTACGAGCGGTTGTGTAAGCATTTCGCTGCATATCATACTGTGTATGACTctgtatgtgaaataaaaattgaatttgaatatttatgaatgtgatAAAAGAATTCTTTGTGTGCCCCGTTCAGTTTTATGTGGAGTTTAATGTAAAAAGCATATTCATTTAAAGTCATCATCTTAACTTCCACATTTATTTTTCCCTTACAGAACTGCTAAACTCGCCTCTGGACAAAAGAAACATCTATTGTTTGAAGTGCAGCCTGGATCTGATTCCAGTGCTTTGTGGAAAGTTGCGGTTAGAATAGTGTGCACCAAGGTGAGATCAATGTACAAACCACCGGATCTATAAAGGtggaatatattaaaacatttacgcATCTAAAACATGGGTACCAGGCAATTGCAATGTAAAATAGTAGTTGATGTTTATCTAAGGTGGAGATGGCAATTGTTTCTGTGTTTGCAGATTAACAAGGAGGATGGAATGGTAGAGGCATCTCGTATTATGAATTTGTACCAGTTTATCCAGCTCTACAAAGACATCACTAGTCAAGCAGCTGAAGTATTTAGTTCAAATGTGGCAGCAGAGGGATCATCTGAAGACACCTGCCAGGCCAGCATGTGGATGGGCAGGTACTCATacttcaattaaattcaagtttatttctatagcgcttttcacaataattattgtttgaaGCAGCTCTATAAAAGGTGCACAGtgttgcattacaatcaaatttagAAAAGTTTaggttattagttactaataacattaactaattaactagtaactaaaagCTTTTTACAGTTagagttattttaaataaacatagttAATCTGCAATTACTATTAATCTACTAATTACTAAGTTAATCTACTAATTACTAATGTatagatgttcaataagatgtattaagtgtatgtgtttgaactcagagagtgtgtctgagcttcGGACATTATAAGGAAGGCTAttacagagtttaggagccatatatgagaaggctcgacctcctttagtgaaCTTTAATATTTTGGATACTACCCAGTTATTGTTCTGTTTAACAAATCTTCACCGGATGTTATGATGCTAAAGGATGACTCCTTGTCTAATTTAGCTAATAATGGTATCTGCTTTGTAACAGGGTAAAACAGTTGACTGATGAGGAAGAATGCTGTATCTGCATGGATGGTAAAGCAGACCTTATTCTGCCCTGTGCGCACAGCTTCTGTCAGAAGTGTATTGACAAGTggtaagggctaataatttaataatgaaaattccGTCTGTGTTCCTTTACGTTATTCTAAACCCATTTGACTTGAGTTCTTTTGTTGGGggaaaaagaagatattctgaagaatgttgaagtgAGTAGAAACTGTAACTGTTTAGtcatcaacattcttcaaaatatcttccttcgtGTTCACGAAAAAGAGAGagagtttatttattattcaatttttttgaTTGAACTTTAATGGATTACTTCATCCAGTTCATTAAATTGGTTTagtcaccctcatgttgttccaagctCACTACTCATTACTtacttttttttgtctgtataattattttttctataaaatgtaagactttaagaaattcacaaataaaatgaatgccATATGTCCCTACAGAACAACCCCATAAAATCTCTGAATAGATAATGTATTTCAGATACTTAATTACACAGACTGAAGTAACTTTTCAACAAGGGTTTAATATTACTTTTCTGGCAAGTTTAAAATGCtcagcatgtgttttattcaatatttacagttttgatttttgaaaatattgaaaattttgattccttttcaagtatttcccgcgtgatgtttaacagaacaaggacattttcacagtatttccaattatGTTGGTTCTTCCGAAGAAAGTCTCATTTCTTtttttcggctggaataaaaactgtttttttttattattaaagtaaaggtaaatttttaaggtcaatattattaacgcCCTGTTTTTTTCAGTCAGCTACAGAACACCACTTTTGTCCAGTGATTTCCTAATTAAaggctttaaattgcactttaagctgaaataaGTAGTAAAATATGTCAGGGTGTCTGCGGGCTCTTAAAAAGTATTCAAAGGTAATacatcaattatgagaaaattaccctaaaaatgtattaaaaagtcttagttGTGTTTTACGTGGTCTTAAATTTTGTGTAAAAGTGTTTTactccaaaaaaagcataaatatatttatttccctcctaatattaacaaggGCGTGCTCGATCCACCTGATTGGTTCAGTGGGAGGGTGATGTGACGCTCCCCACATGTAAAGAAACCATAGAGtgaaacagacagcaaaatgggaaaatgtaagtttgcgtactcgtggttggagaaagacgagtttaaacagtggctgaagtctGTCGCTAAAAACAActgcataatttattctttctagctttgtttcttccgagctatTGActataaattagttaataaaactattatgtttaaaatgtgttgaaaatgtcttctttccgttaaacagctcttgggaaatatttcaaaacgattgaaaaaaattcacaggagggctaataattttgcctttagcTGTACATACTGTAGGTATTAGATGTTAATTTAGTActaatatacacttaccggccactttattaggtacacctgtctaactgctcgttaatgcaagtttcttatcagccaatcccatggcagcaactcaatgcatttagacatgtagacatggtcaaaacgatctgctgcagttcaaacagagcatcagaatgggaaagaaaaggggatttaagtgactttgaaagtgccatggttgttggtgtcagataggctggtctgagaatttcagaaactgctgatctactgggattttcacgcacaaccatctctagggtttacagagaatggtcagaataagagaaaatatccagtgagcggcagttctgtggacataaatgccttgttgatgccagaggtcagaaaagaatggccagactagttctaGCTGACATTAACTCAAAAACCACTCATTACAAACGAGGTATGCAGTTAAGCATCCCTAAATGCACGACATGtccagttctaaaggcaaaagggggtccaacctggtactagtaaggtgttcctaataaagtggctggtgagtatatTAATGCTTGCAAATTAAAGCTCATTTAATTGATTTATGAGGAAAACAGAAAGGAATTTTGAACAACATTATTATACCACACATAGCCACAATTCTTAAATCCTTTTAATCGGCCATGACAAACCCTGTGCCATTATATCTGTGCCTCATACAGGAGCGGCCAGAGCCGAAACTGCCCCGTCTGCCGGATTCAGGTGACAGCTGCCAATGAATCATGGGTCATGTCGGATGCCCCCACAGAGGAAGATGTAGCCGGGTACATTCTCAATCTTGCGGATGAAGCTGGTCACCCACACAGACCTTAAAAATCAAACACTGTGCCACTCTCATACTCACCATCTCCCCATAATAGACCTATAAATAGTTTTCATAGAGTGACTGTGGGTATTTGTTGCACTATGTATTGTCACTCACTGGAGGCAATAACTGCTGATCGTTTAAATTTTAAACACTTTTAGGTTTAACGCATCATGTTATAATCGATTCATAGACTGTAGACGTATTTAGGATGACAACATGTAGCTGTAGCACATCATGGCCTCGTCACACTTGCTGTTTTATCTGGTTTGTGAAGTAATTGCACTTAATTGCGTTCGTTCCGTAAAGGCCTTGTAATACCTAACAAAAAGCATCACAGTGTCGGCACGTGCAACAGTTTAGTAGTATTGACGCTGTAATTAAGTAACGCTGACTGTACAGTTGATGTGCTTTAAATTCTAAGGTTTAACAGAATAACTGTAGTGATTTATTTTGACAAATGCGTACGTTGGACTAACTTTAAAGCGATAGTACATCTTTTTTCATTTACACACCGTTCAATTGCTCCAAAACGGTTACTTTATTCTGTCGAACactagaagatattttgaagaatgtttgaaaccagtaaccattgactttgatAGTGTATTTATTTTGCAACAGATGACAATGGCTaccacactttaaaaaatatccataaattagcagttttctgaattttgtgataatttttttttatttttccctgtttatttatgcttttgaattgcattatgggacattgatctttGCTGCAAAAACTTTTAATCTTGGAAAGTtcgaaaaaagtgacttttattaacatttttaatagtttaaagtccTATATTTGtcagggttggtgttgtatattatggtacaaaaaccttaaacttaaactgccagtacattgttattttacatgctattttacagacttatttccctCTATATATCATTTcgtataaattatattatttcaaactacaaaaatatcaataaaagtcacctcATTAAATGGTAGAGTtgaaatttcaacatcaaaagtcgacacaACAGAGATAAAAGTCTCATAGGgaaattcacaaccgtaaataaactaaaaacacttgtgaatcataaaatacggatgtttttacagtgcagtttccaacattattcaaaatatatttcgTGTTGAACAGAGAAAAGCGGGggtgagtacatttaaatttttaggtgaactgtccccttAAAAATAGGGCATGATGAATATTATGAACCATAATTGCAACTAATCCGCATttgcttgttttcttttaaagctaAATGAGTTGCAAatgaaatctttatttttttagggCATCTCTGACACTTTCAGTGGAGGTTAGTTACCTTTTAGCTGTTTTCCAGTGTGAAATCCTCTACTGTTCATTTCATCCTGCACTATTTTCTGTGACGAGAGAGACTGTGAATTTTGTTGGTTTTGGAAATTCACTTGTATTATAAAAGATATGTATAGACGGATCTTTATAAATAAGTCTAATTTTGTGTGGCAGTATATTAAGAGTTAATCCAGTTTATCAAGATCGACTAATCTAGTTTTAAACCGTTTCTGGAATATTCTCACATATTTATAGATGCTGGATTGAATGTCAATAGTTTTATCCAAATGAAAATGACACTTGTTGCTGCTTCCTTTCTCGTGGTGTTAATTTGATGGAGAATTCTTTTAATTCTTGACTGAATTGGGATGTTTGGTGTTCTCTGGTTTCCTCTTCCTGTGTATATctccaataataaaataaatcaagtatTTTGTTTTAGGTCTTGTTTGAAGGGTGTAACAGTTCTCACTACTTCCACTGGGCTGCAGTGTTGAGCAAATATTTTCTCTTTACAGCTGtggaaaaattaagagaccacttgaacaTTCTTTATATCAGGGGTACGCAAACTTTATCATATGGTGGCCCAAAAAGCAAATATCACTGAGAGCAATTGGCTGAAGATatatataccaaactattttacagggAAGTTGCCAtcggtaatttcctaatttatttaagaatatttaaaaatacatagaaAACATTTGCTTTGAATTGTTTTAACTAATGcagtttaactttttttaattaacttattgTAAGTATGCAATTCAAACATAAACAATCAGATTTATAACACAGAAGTTCAATACAGCATAGTTAAGccgaatctgcctttgccttgattcccTCATCAAAGTCTCTGCGTTATCCTTTATccgtcaggtgacagtatgtacattttaaactaaattaaagcatttaagttgaaacatttaatttcagttagcttttttgtagcatgacaataaactaacaaataaaatgttgcattaaagggcacctgatgaaaatcctcttttggaAGTTGTTTGgtcagaactgtgtgtaggtatagtgtgtccacagagGGGTAGAAACACAGtaagtctatttttttttatttcaattttgatcaagaatgaattttacaagtttaaaatgtttttaaaacattttttacacgtttaaaatgaattacagcaattttactgtctttatcgcCACAGCTGCACATTAgtacaattatataaaaaagacacttcaggtttattttgtacattaacataacggatatccacaC
The window above is part of the Danio aesculapii chromosome 18, fDanAes4.1, whole genome shotgun sequence genome. Proteins encoded here:
- the lyve1b gene encoding lymphatic vessel endothelial hyaluronic receptor 1b — encoded protein: MATVCLALCALFFFSSSTLCLDVSEIQVPINDGISGVFLIQTKTNTYSFDAITAKEACEAIKMTIAKKTEVETANKNGFQTCRFGWVEEQIAVIPRVEKNENCGKNNVGVITWRAELSKKFDVYCFKPADPDGSLETTSSRTQTTTGGRTPSNNHYSTKTTHPSSIKSSTSPVSTSRSFSPYTSTQSTSLSFDTSSTTFITISLSNIIDSSQTTTSPPSLSSTSSPPKFSTSFLSSSSHSTTQFLLQQSSASTDDHPAQLQTTSPNRTSLRAAPKTFVIISVVLLLLLAAAGAAWYLKIKRGQRFPSWTRMRPKQIIETEMFKQISERHCISEQTNKENNNWTCNNIILQMEQDSDSS
- the rnf141 gene encoding RING finger protein 141; protein product: MGQQLSGQAVTRLPEKLIKHVGLVRDSGYLTYDEFLGRVAELNDVTAKLASGQKKHLLFEVQPGSDSSALWKVAVRIVCTKINKEDGMVEASRIMNLYQFIQLYKDITSQAAEVFSSNVAAEGSSEDTCQASMWMGRVKQLTDEEECCICMDGKADLILPCAHSFCQKCIDKWSGQSRNCPVCRIQVTAANESWVMSDAPTEEDVAGYILNLADEAGHPHRP